The DNA region TAGTAAAAGAGATCGGCATGGGTGTGACGGATTTCAAGCCCGGCGACGAGGTGTACGGTCAGGCCGCGGCGTATGCGGGGGGCGGCTCGGGCTCGTTCGAGGAATTCGCCCTGGCGGGAACGGGCACCATTGCCATGAAGCCCAGGCATATCAGTCATATCGAGGCCGGCGCGCTGCCGCTTGCCGGGGCCAGCGCCCTGCAGGCGCTCGAGAGCCACATTAAGCTCGCGAAGGGACAGCATATTCTCATCCACGGGGGCGGCGGCGGGATAGGCTCAATCGCTATACAGATCGCGAAGCATATCGGTGCGCGCGTGTCGACCACCGTGAGCGATCATGATATCGCCTACGCGAAGAGCCTGGGGGCCGATACGATCATCGACTTCCACGAGCAGAAGTTCGAGGAGATCGTGAAGAACTGCGACGCCGTGCTCGACCTGGTGGGCGGCGATACCTACCGGAGGTCTTTCAAGACCCTCAAGCGCGGCGGCGTGATCGTGTCCCTGGTTGAAAACACGGATGAGGCGCTCATGAAGCAATTCGGCGTGACCTCCATATACCAGGGGACGCGTGTGACGACCGAGCGCCTCGTGCGGCTTGCCGAGCTTGTGGACAAGGGAAGCCTCAAGGTGCACGTCGACAAGATCTTCCCGCTCGAAAAGGCGGGCGACGCCCTGGCGTACCTCGAGAAGCGGCACCCGCGGGGAAAGGTGGTGCTCAATATAAGCGAGACCGTGCATTAGGGCGTGCCATTTTCACCGCATTTTGTTGAAGAATGCGTGACCCGATGATTGGTAGAGACGTCCCGGCGGGACGTCTCTACCAATCATCGGGTCCGCCCCCTTAAATCTTCTTTCATTTTTTGATCGGTCATGGTTTGATAAGACATGCGCAGCTTCGCGGGACATACTCTGTCACGTGAGGACGGTGTGTATCTGCGCCCCGCGCCGCGAAAATGCCGGAGGCGGAATAATGCTTATCAATCGAGGACCGCATACATGAGCGACATCACCTACATTATCACGCATGACGTGGGCACCACGGGAAACAAGTCCTGCATCTACCGGATCGCGGACAGGATCGAGATGGTCGATTCCTGGATGGTCGAATATCCCTTCTACACCACGCCCGACGGCGGGGTGGAACAGAAGGCGGACGACTGGTGGAACGCAATTTGCACCGCCACGAAGGCCATCATGGCCCGCACGAAGCTGGACCCTAAATTAGTGCGCGGCATGGCGTTCTGCGCGCAGATGCAGGGGTCGATATTCGTGGATGAAAAGGGAGCGGCCCTCCGCAATCCCATGAGCTACATGGACGGGCGCGCCGTGAAGCAGATCGAGCGCT from Spirochaetota bacterium includes:
- a CDS encoding NADP-dependent oxidoreductase; the protein is MCILIDYTKGEVVSMKAAQLTKFGDSDAIAINSIQKPGVSDGKVLIEVHAAGVNPVDWKIRSGMMKIPLPATLGGDFSGVVKEIGMGVTDFKPGDEVYGQAAAYAGGGSGSFEEFALAGTGTIAMKPRHISHIEAGALPLAGASALQALESHIKLAKGQHILIHGGGGGIGSIAIQIAKHIGARVSTTVSDHDIAYAKSLGADTIIDFHEQKFEEIVKNCDAVLDLVGGDTYRRSFKTLKRGGVIVSLVENTDEALMKQFGVTSIYQGTRVTTERLVRLAELVDKGSLKVHVDKIFPLEKAGDALAYLEKRHPRGKVVLNISETVH